The Pontibacter pudoricolor genome contains a region encoding:
- a CDS encoding S8 family peptidase has translation MIKNYLTAGKSAVTMAILSAVVLTGCEKEVMLEDKEFATSSEMQAAVGKGQDMVPNEVLVKFKAGVSADTRSAALARISGKVKERILTKAMERFGDREGLTLVHTPMAALEALSKLKGAAEIEYVEPNYIYTHSAASSDPYYTNGSLWGLYGDGTTPANQYGSQAGEAWAAGNTGSKSVVVGIIDEGIQYTHPDLAANVWTNPHDPIDGIDNDGNGYVDDVHGWDFDGNDNEVYDGGSRGSLDDHGTHVAGTIGAVNDGKGVVGVNWNVTMISLKFLGRRGGTTANAVKAVDYLTDLKNRHGMNVVASNNSWGGGGFSQALYDAVSRANAKEILFVAAAGNGGSDGVGDNNDAVASYPSNMDLPNVIAVAAITSSGAKSSFSNYGATTVDIGAPGSAINSTTAFNTYSSYNGTSMATPHVTGGVALYAAKYPGSTAAAIKSAIMSSAVPTASLSGKCVTGGRLNVSGF, from the coding sequence ATGATTAAAAACTACCTGACAGCAGGAAAGTCTGCTGTTACAATGGCAATTCTATCGGCAGTTGTGCTTACAGGCTGCGAAAAAGAAGTAATGTTGGAAGACAAGGAGTTTGCAACTTCAAGCGAAATGCAGGCTGCTGTTGGTAAAGGCCAGGACATGGTTCCTAACGAAGTACTTGTAAAGTTTAAAGCAGGCGTATCGGCAGATACAAGATCAGCGGCTTTAGCACGTATTAGTGGCAAAGTAAAAGAGCGCATCCTTACAAAAGCAATGGAGCGTTTCGGCGACAGGGAAGGCCTCACCCTGGTGCACACGCCAATGGCTGCACTGGAAGCACTGAGCAAACTAAAGGGAGCTGCTGAAATAGAGTACGTTGAACCAAACTATATCTATACGCACAGCGCTGCTTCTTCTGATCCATATTATACCAATGGATCGCTATGGGGCTTGTACGGCGACGGTACAACACCTGCAAACCAGTATGGCAGCCAGGCCGGCGAAGCGTGGGCAGCGGGCAACACCGGATCAAAATCAGTAGTGGTGGGTATTATAGATGAAGGTATTCAGTACACACACCCTGACCTTGCAGCTAACGTCTGGACTAACCCTCACGACCCGATTGATGGTATTGACAACGATGGCAACGGTTATGTGGACGATGTGCATGGCTGGGATTTTGACGGGAATGATAACGAAGTGTATGATGGTGGCTCAAGAGGCAGCCTGGATGATCACGGAACCCATGTTGCCGGAACGATAGGTGCCGTTAACGATGGCAAAGGTGTAGTAGGCGTGAACTGGAACGTAACTATGATCTCGCTTAAGTTTTTAGGCCGTAGAGGTGGCACAACAGCCAACGCTGTAAAAGCCGTAGATTATCTGACCGACCTTAAAAACAGACACGGCATGAACGTAGTTGCCAGCAATAACTCGTGGGGTGGCGGTGGCTTTTCGCAGGCTCTTTACGATGCAGTTAGCCGTGCAAATGCAAAAGAAATTCTTTTTGTGGCAGCAGCCGGTAACGGTGGCAGCGATGGCGTTGGCGATAATAACGACGCAGTAGCCAGCTACCCGTCTAACATGGACCTTCCGAATGTAATTGCAGTGGCGGCTATCACGTCTTCAGGTGCCAAGTCATCATTCTCTAACTATGGCGCTACAACTGTAGACATTGGTGCTCCGGGTTCTGCTATAAACTCAACTACTGCCTTTAATACTTATTCATCATACAATGGTACATCTATGGCTACGCCGCATGTAACCGGTGGTGTTGCGTTATATGCTGCCAAGTATCCGGGTTCTACAGCTGCAGCTATTAAAAGTGCTATCATGAGCAGTGCAGTACCTACGGCTTCGCTGTCTGGTAAGTGCGTAACTGGCGGGCGCCTGAATGTGAGCGGTTTTTAA
- a CDS encoding arginase, which translates to MKKVKLIEVRSELGAGTRGASMGVDALQVACWDKGSDYFKRFNSVSVPDLNYTLFDKDLFPHAHRIDSILTVQKNIANTVEQTIAMDMFPLVLSGDHSNAHGTIAGIKAAYPDKTLGVIWIDAHADIHSPYTSPSGNVHGMPLAAALHIDNLERQINEPEPETIFFWNSLKKLGVDGPKLEPQHLVYMVVRDTEEPEDFLMARYGIKNYTYAELNAKGVAEVAAEALEQLRECDIIYVSFDVDSLDSKFSKGTGTPVEIGLTVEQAKELNSLLLQDPRIVCYEMTEINPTLDTENTMAENAFDILEAATEAILHRESKSTAIH; encoded by the coding sequence ATGAAAAAAGTGAAACTGATAGAAGTGAGGTCGGAGCTGGGAGCCGGTACGCGTGGCGCCAGCATGGGCGTAGACGCGTTGCAGGTAGCCTGCTGGGATAAGGGATCTGACTACTTCAAGCGTTTCAACTCTGTTTCGGTACCTGATCTGAACTATACGTTGTTCGACAAGGATCTTTTTCCGCATGCGCACCGCATAGATAGCATACTGACCGTACAAAAAAACATAGCCAATACCGTAGAGCAAACTATAGCTATGGACATGTTCCCGCTGGTCTTATCCGGCGACCATTCCAACGCTCACGGAACTATAGCTGGCATTAAAGCCGCTTACCCTGATAAAACCTTAGGCGTGATCTGGATTGATGCACATGCCGATATCCATTCGCCATACACTTCGCCCTCGGGTAACGTACATGGCATGCCACTGGCCGCTGCCCTGCACATCGATAACCTGGAGCGCCAGATAAACGAACCTGAACCGGAAACGATCTTCTTCTGGAATTCCCTTAAAAAGCTTGGTGTAGATGGTCCCAAACTGGAGCCACAGCACCTGGTTTATATGGTAGTGCGAGACACCGAAGAACCGGAAGATTTCCTGATGGCCAGGTACGGGATAAAAAATTATACGTATGCCGAGCTAAATGCTAAAGGAGTTGCTGAAGTAGCTGCGGAAGCTTTGGAGCAGCTTCGCGAATGCGATATTATTTACGTGTCTTTTGATGTTGACAGCCTTGACTCCAAATTCTCAAAAGGGACCGGCACACCTGTTGAAATTGGGCTGACTGTAGAGCAAGCCAAAGAACTGAACTCCCTTCTGCTGCAGGACCCGCGCATTGTCTGCTACGAAATGACGGAGATAAACCCGACACTAGACACTGAAAACACCATGGCCGAAAACGCCTTTGATATATTAGAGGCCGCCACCGAAGCCATTTTACACCGAGAATCTAAAAGTACAGCCATACATTAA
- a CDS encoding helix-turn-helix transcriptional regulator, with product MEYNEIKPHKELEPFIHSYWELKGDEPDRQWERNFPDGCAGLVMNLGDTCLTDNGLVSMEFGRTYAVGAMTSFKDSFIDSNTHLAGVCLKPATFANFFNYMAQNELTNSTVELKRSDSFDVDKTLKDTFNHFNQFFINRNKSKKNQLQSVIRDIHSSNGQLSIYELSKRHYTTVRQLERNFKTHIGISPKEYSNIIRFQNALSMIKSSSKNRSLLDIAFECGYYDHSHLTNEIKRKTGLLPSDF from the coding sequence ATGGAATACAACGAAATAAAACCCCATAAAGAATTAGAACCCTTTATTCATTCCTATTGGGAGCTGAAAGGAGACGAGCCCGACAGACAATGGGAGCGAAATTTTCCAGATGGATGTGCGGGCTTAGTAATGAATTTGGGAGATACTTGTTTAACAGACAATGGCCTGGTTTCTATGGAGTTTGGAAGAACTTATGCGGTTGGTGCAATGACTTCATTCAAAGACAGCTTTATTGACAGCAACACCCATTTAGCTGGGGTTTGCCTTAAGCCTGCAACTTTTGCCAATTTCTTTAATTATATGGCACAAAATGAACTGACGAACAGCACCGTTGAGCTTAAAAGGTCCGATTCATTTGATGTTGACAAAACCTTAAAAGACACTTTTAATCATTTCAATCAATTTTTTATAAACAGAAATAAAAGTAAAAAGAACCAACTACAATCGGTGATCAGGGATATACATTCTTCAAATGGACAATTAAGTATTTATGAACTTTCAAAACGGCATTACACAACTGTGCGGCAGTTAGAACGAAACTTTAAAACGCACATAGGAATTTCACCAAAAGAATATTCAAACATTATTCGCTTTCAAAATGCCTTGAGCATGATTAAAAGTTCAAGCAAAAATCGAAGTTTGCTGGATATTGCTTTTGAATGTGGTTATTATGACCATTCGCATCTTACCAACGAAATCAAACGAAAAACAGGACTTTTACCATCTGATTTTTAA
- a CDS encoding glycine zipper domain-containing protein, giving the protein MRLLHRFIPFVIAVFLLGSCTGEGWSRKAKGAAVGGATGAAAGAVVGGTEGAVVGAAAGTVAGGAIGRKKDKKKDRKRYEGYRDKEKSDNR; this is encoded by the coding sequence ATGAGACTATTACACAGATTCATACCATTCGTGATCGCCGTATTTCTACTAGGTAGTTGTACTGGCGAAGGCTGGAGCCGCAAAGCGAAAGGCGCTGCCGTAGGCGGTGCTACAGGTGCCGCAGCCGGTGCCGTGGTTGGCGGTACTGAAGGTGCCGTAGTTGGAGCTGCAGCCGGAACAGTGGCCGGTGGGGCCATTGGCCGTAAGAAAGATAAAAAGAAAGACCGCAAACGCTACGAAGGTTACCGCGACAAAGAAAAAAGCGATAACAGGTAA
- a CDS encoding GNAT family N-acetyltransferase, giving the protein MSHLTYTIHNAHPSEFPEIGKLMVQVYSQLEGFPKESEQPAYYSMLYNIGEFTNKPETEVLVAIGTDDKIEGAVVYFGDMQYYGSGGTATQERNAAGFRLLAVAPAARGKGLGKLLTLECIRKAKATNQLQLIIHSTKAMQTAWQMYERLGFERAEELDFLQQELPVYGFRLQLA; this is encoded by the coding sequence ATGTCCCACTTAACTTACACCATTCACAATGCACACCCTTCAGAATTCCCAGAGATCGGAAAACTGATGGTGCAGGTATATTCTCAACTGGAGGGCTTTCCTAAGGAATCAGAACAGCCGGCATATTATAGTATGCTTTATAACATCGGGGAGTTTACAAACAAACCGGAAACAGAGGTATTGGTAGCCATCGGGACTGATGATAAAATTGAAGGCGCAGTAGTGTATTTTGGCGACATGCAATACTATGGTTCCGGCGGCACAGCAACTCAGGAACGAAACGCGGCCGGTTTCCGGTTGCTAGCTGTAGCGCCTGCTGCCAGAGGAAAGGGCCTCGGAAAATTGCTCACGCTCGAATGCATCCGGAAAGCGAAAGCGACAAACCAGTTGCAGCTCATTATCCATAGTACAAAAGCGATGCAAACTGCCTGGCAGATGTACGAACGCTTAGGATTTGAACGGGCAGAAGAACTCGACTTTTTACAACAGGAATTACCTGTCTATGGATTCAGGTTACAGTTAGCTTAG
- a CDS encoding dihydrofolate reductase family protein, whose amino-acid sequence MRKLSLFIATSLDGYIAKPNDDLSFLKLVEKDGEDYGYAQFTDTIDTLIIGRKTYDYVLNEIGPSHYDNGERDVYVITRTERPDAGKIKFYTGDLTELVHNLKSENGKNIYCDGGAEIINELLKNDLIDEFIISVIPVLLGGGTRLFKDGRPEQLLEFMTAKTFDTGLIQLHYKRKK is encoded by the coding sequence ATGCGAAAATTATCACTTTTCATTGCGACAAGCCTGGATGGCTACATTGCAAAACCCAATGATGACCTTAGCTTCCTGAAACTGGTAGAAAAAGACGGCGAAGATTATGGTTATGCGCAATTTACAGACACCATAGACACCCTTATTATTGGTAGAAAAACCTATGATTATGTCCTTAATGAAATCGGTCCGTCTCATTATGATAATGGAGAAAGAGACGTGTATGTAATAACAAGAACCGAAAGGCCTGATGCTGGTAAGATAAAGTTCTACACCGGAGATCTAACGGAATTAGTGCATAATCTAAAAAGTGAAAACGGGAAAAACATCTATTGCGATGGAGGAGCAGAAATAATAAACGAACTTTTAAAAAATGACTTAATTGATGAATTTATTATCTCAGTGATACCTGTATTGTTAGGAGGTGGCACAAGGCTATTTAAAGATGGGCGACCTGAACAATTACTTGAATTTATGACTGCAAAAACATTTGATACAGGATTAATACAGTTACATTACAAACGAAAAAAATAA
- the lpdA gene encoding dihydrolipoyl dehydrogenase, which translates to MASKYDLVVLGSGPGGYVAAIRASQLGLKVGVIERESLGGICLNWGCIPTKALLKSANVFEYINHAADYGINIGEASVDFNAVVKRSRGVADGMSKGIQFLFRKNKIDAIMGTGKIIAKGQVEVTDAEGKKSTVEADNIIIATGARSRELPNLPIDGKKIIGYRQAMALDKKPESMVVVGSGAIGVEFAYFYNAMGTKVTIVEYMPNIVPVEDEEVSRQLSKSFRKSGINIMTDSSVEHVDTSGDLCKVTVKTAKGEEILEAEVVLSAVGIQTNLENIGLEELGIKVDRGRVIVDEYYKTNVDGIYAIGDIVPGPALAHVASAEGIICVEAIAGHNPEPLNYGNIPGCTYCSPEIASVGLTEKAAREQGIEIKVGKFPFSASGKASAAGAKDGFVKVIFDAKYGEFLGAHMIGANVTEMIAEVVVARKLETTGHEIIKSVHPHPTMSEAIMEAAAAAYDEVIHL; encoded by the coding sequence ATGGCATCAAAATACGACTTAGTAGTGCTTGGCAGTGGCCCGGGCGGTTATGTAGCAGCTATACGTGCATCGCAGTTGGGCTTAAAAGTAGGTGTTATCGAGCGCGAGTCGCTGGGTGGTATCTGCCTTAACTGGGGCTGTATCCCTACAAAAGCCCTGCTTAAAAGCGCGAACGTTTTTGAATATATCAACCATGCCGCTGATTACGGTATTAACATTGGCGAAGCATCAGTAGACTTTAACGCAGTTGTAAAACGCAGCCGCGGTGTTGCCGATGGCATGAGTAAAGGTATCCAGTTCCTGTTCCGTAAGAATAAGATCGATGCGATTATGGGAACCGGTAAGATTATAGCCAAAGGTCAGGTAGAAGTTACAGACGCTGAAGGCAAGAAATCTACTGTAGAAGCTGATAACATCATCATTGCAACAGGTGCCCGCTCGCGCGAACTGCCTAACCTGCCGATCGATGGTAAAAAAATCATCGGTTACCGCCAGGCCATGGCGTTGGATAAGAAGCCTGAAAGCATGGTTGTAGTTGGTTCCGGTGCGATCGGGGTAGAGTTTGCTTACTTCTACAACGCAATGGGCACAAAAGTAACTATAGTGGAGTACATGCCGAACATTGTGCCGGTTGAGGACGAAGAAGTATCGCGTCAGCTGTCTAAATCTTTCCGCAAGTCGGGTATCAACATCATGACAGACTCTTCTGTTGAACATGTAGATACAAGCGGCGACCTGTGCAAAGTAACTGTTAAGACGGCCAAAGGCGAAGAGATACTGGAAGCGGAAGTGGTGCTTTCGGCAGTTGGTATCCAGACAAACCTGGAGAACATTGGCCTGGAAGAGCTGGGCATTAAAGTTGACCGTGGCAGAGTGATAGTGGATGAATACTATAAGACAAACGTAGACGGTATCTACGCGATCGGCGACATCGTTCCTGGTCCGGCGCTGGCGCACGTGGCATCTGCTGAAGGTATTATCTGTGTGGAGGCTATTGCAGGCCACAACCCTGAGCCGTTAAACTATGGCAACATACCGGGCTGTACGTACTGCTCTCCTGAGATCGCTTCGGTTGGTCTTACCGAGAAAGCCGCACGTGAGCAGGGTATCGAGATCAAAGTTGGTAAGTTCCCGTTCTCGGCGTCTGGTAAGGCAAGTGCTGCCGGTGCGAAAGATGGTTTTGTAAAAGTGATCTTCGATGCTAAGTATGGCGAGTTCCTGGGCGCACACATGATTGGTGCAAACGTAACTGAGATGATTGCGGAGGTGGTAGTTGCCCGCAAACTGGAAACAACAGGCCACGAGATCATCAAGTCCGTACACCCGCACCCAACTATGAGCGAGGCAATTATGGAAGCTGCCGCTGCTGCTTACGACGAAGTAATTCACCTGTAA
- a CDS encoding tetratricopeptide repeat protein, translating to MRILLPLLLSIFVSFTAFAQKSAKDYFISGNEKFKAGKYADAIKDYDQVLKLESKHAVTYTNRGVAKDRLLDYRGAIEDFTQAITIDPKYTEAYLSRGLAKYNLKDYRSALLDYNKGIELNPKDAKAYNNRGLVRYSLKDYSGSIADYTKALTLNTRYEEAYYNRGAPKYNLGDKAGACADWTKAKQLGVKEADQYLKKFCK from the coding sequence ATGAGAATACTTTTACCTCTACTCCTATCTATATTTGTTTCTTTTACTGCATTTGCCCAGAAATCGGCGAAGGATTATTTTATCAGCGGAAACGAAAAATTTAAAGCCGGCAAATACGCTGATGCTATTAAAGACTACGACCAGGTACTGAAGCTGGAGTCCAAACACGCTGTTACGTACACGAATCGCGGTGTAGCCAAAGACCGTTTGCTGGACTATCGTGGCGCCATAGAAGACTTTACTCAGGCCATAACAATAGACCCAAAGTATACGGAAGCTTACCTGAGCCGCGGCCTCGCCAAGTATAATTTAAAAGACTACCGCAGCGCCCTCCTGGACTATAACAAGGGCATTGAACTAAACCCTAAAGATGCCAAAGCCTATAATAACCGCGGTTTGGTACGTTACAGCTTAAAAGACTATAGCGGCTCCATTGCAGATTATACCAAAGCCTTAACGCTAAATACCCGCTACGAAGAAGCCTACTATAACCGCGGCGCTCCCAAGTATAACCTCGGCGACAAAGCCGGCGCCTGCGCCGACTGGACCAAAGCCAAACAACTTGGTGTAAAGGAAGCGGATCAGTACTTAAAGAAGTTCTGTAAATAA
- a CDS encoding DUF3108 domain-containing protein, producing the protein MKKLVTLVVLCGIMAASAMAQSDTVRVTSKHINTRHLKPGTRQYLVTIQDPKNPKVLTQSLWNRDVQFEHVKGKERLVIRQHWIGADTLSNRTIESVMEKDFTPIFHTSTSARGTAAFNFVPDKITAADTAKTNPWRKFVMPTPEPTYNWELDMEFFESLPLKANTVFLINFYHPGSKTGPQTYAYKVTGSERLPAINNQTIDCWLLRIDYSPENYGIFWVTKKTHEVLKMEEQFNGIIRYKVKLGTLAGKYI; encoded by the coding sequence ATGAAGAAATTAGTAACACTCGTGGTGCTTTGCGGCATCATGGCTGCGTCTGCTATGGCCCAGTCCGATACGGTGCGGGTTACCAGCAAACACATCAACACCAGACACCTGAAGCCGGGCACGCGCCAATACCTGGTTACCATACAGGATCCCAAGAATCCGAAAGTTTTAACACAAAGCCTGTGGAATCGGGATGTGCAGTTTGAGCATGTAAAGGGTAAAGAGCGGTTAGTGATACGGCAGCACTGGATAGGAGCGGATACGTTGAGTAACCGGACTATAGAATCGGTAATGGAGAAAGATTTTACACCTATTTTCCATACCAGCACATCTGCGAGAGGTACAGCTGCTTTTAACTTTGTTCCTGATAAAATTACTGCTGCCGATACCGCCAAAACCAACCCGTGGCGCAAGTTTGTAATGCCAACACCAGAGCCAACCTACAACTGGGAACTGGACATGGAGTTTTTCGAAAGCCTCCCGTTAAAAGCAAACACCGTTTTCCTGATCAACTTTTACCACCCGGGCAGCAAAACCGGCCCGCAGACTTATGCCTATAAAGTAACCGGTTCCGAAAGACTGCCAGCTATAAACAACCAGACTATAGATTGCTGGTTGCTGCGAATAGACTATAGCCCGGAGAACTATGGCATTTTCTGGGTAACTAAAAAGACACACGAGGTGCTAAAGATGGAAGAGCAGTTTAATGGCATTATCCGTTACAAAGTAAAACTAGGCACCCTTGCCGGGAAGTACATATAA
- the argS gene encoding arginine--tRNA ligase, producing the protein MQLQATISKRISEALQALFNITIDADQLALQPTRKEFAGSFTFVTFPYTKQAGKGPEQIGQALGEYLREHAKEIKDFNVVKGFLNLEIEQAEWLSLFRELMRNDKYGYGENSGKKVMVEYSSPNTNKPLHLGHLRNNFLGYAVAEILKANGHDVMKANLVNDRGIHICKSMLAYQKFGNGETPASSNIKGDHLAGKYYVQFDKAYKEQIEELVTGGMDKEEAKKKAPLILEAQEMLQKWEQGDTAVVDLWKQMNGWVYEGFDATYKNIGVDFDKFYYESETYMLGKERVEEGLEKGVFFKKPDGSVWVDLTDEGLDEKLLLRADGTSVYITQDMGTAELKYNDFPYDQSIYVVADEQNYHFQVLKAVLKKLGKPYAEGIYHLSYGMVDLPSGKMKSREGTVVDADELVQEMIDTARQQTEELGKIEGFTPDQAKELYHTLAMGALKYFLLKVDPKKRMLFNPQESIDFRGNTGPFIQYTHARIAAILRKAGEMGLKVDVTSFDNVLTMHEAEQEVITQLVNYSAVVEEAGKLYAPSVIANYAYELAKAYNRFYQEISIFNETDEQARNFRIALSAMVARFVRESMGLLGIAVPERM; encoded by the coding sequence ATGCAATTACAAGCTACTATTTCTAAACGTATAAGCGAGGCGCTTCAGGCCCTTTTTAATATTACAATTGATGCCGACCAACTTGCTTTGCAGCCAACACGCAAAGAGTTTGCCGGCTCTTTTACTTTCGTAACTTTCCCATACACCAAACAGGCCGGCAAAGGTCCTGAACAGATCGGCCAGGCATTGGGCGAGTACCTGAGAGAGCATGCCAAAGAGATAAAAGATTTTAACGTTGTAAAAGGCTTCCTGAACCTGGAAATAGAGCAGGCCGAATGGCTTAGTTTGTTCCGGGAACTGATGCGCAACGACAAGTATGGCTACGGCGAGAACAGCGGTAAAAAGGTAATGGTAGAGTATTCGTCGCCAAACACGAACAAGCCGCTGCACTTAGGCCACCTGCGCAATAACTTTTTAGGTTACGCTGTAGCTGAGATCCTGAAAGCCAATGGACATGATGTAATGAAAGCCAACCTGGTGAATGACCGTGGTATACACATCTGTAAATCGATGCTGGCTTACCAGAAATTCGGTAACGGAGAAACCCCGGCAAGCAGCAATATAAAAGGCGACCACCTGGCCGGTAAATATTACGTGCAGTTCGATAAAGCTTATAAAGAGCAAATCGAGGAGCTTGTAACTGGCGGAATGGACAAAGAGGAAGCCAAGAAAAAAGCACCGCTTATTTTGGAAGCCCAGGAAATGCTGCAGAAATGGGAGCAAGGCGACACAGCAGTAGTAGACCTGTGGAAGCAGATGAATGGCTGGGTATACGAAGGCTTTGATGCGACCTATAAAAACATCGGCGTTGATTTCGATAAATTCTATTACGAGTCGGAGACCTATATGCTGGGTAAAGAGCGTGTGGAAGAAGGCTTAGAAAAAGGTGTTTTCTTCAAAAAGCCGGATGGCTCTGTTTGGGTTGACCTGACAGACGAAGGGCTTGACGAAAAATTACTGTTAAGAGCCGACGGAACCTCGGTTTACATTACCCAGGACATGGGCACTGCCGAACTGAAGTACAACGACTTCCCGTACGATCAGTCAATTTATGTAGTAGCTGATGAGCAGAACTACCACTTCCAGGTGCTGAAAGCTGTTCTTAAGAAATTAGGAAAGCCATACGCTGAAGGCATTTATCACCTGTCGTATGGCATGGTGGACCTGCCTTCGGGTAAAATGAAATCAAGAGAAGGTACTGTGGTTGATGCTGATGAACTGGTGCAGGAGATGATCGACACCGCGCGTCAGCAGACCGAAGAACTGGGTAAGATAGAAGGCTTTACGCCGGATCAGGCAAAGGAACTATACCACACACTGGCAATGGGTGCGCTTAAGTACTTCCTGCTGAAAGTAGACCCTAAAAAACGCATGCTGTTTAACCCGCAGGAGTCTATTGATTTCCGTGGCAATACAGGGCCGTTTATACAATACACGCACGCGCGTATCGCAGCTATCCTTCGCAAGGCCGGTGAGATGGGCCTGAAAGTTGATGTGACTTCTTTTGATAATGTATTGACGATGCACGAAGCGGAGCAGGAGGTAATCACGCAGCTTGTAAACTATAGCGCTGTGGTAGAAGAAGCCGGAAAACTGTATGCACCGTCTGTTATCGCAAACTATGCTTACGAGCTGGCCAAAGCCTACAACCGTTTCTACCAGGAGATCTCCATTTTCAACGAAACCGACGAACAGGCACGTAATTTCAGAATTGCCCTATCAGCTATGGTGGCGCGTTTCGTGCGCGAAAGCATGGGGCTGTTAGGTATAGCAGTGCCGGAACGTATGTAA
- a CDS encoding 1,4-dihydroxy-2-naphthoate polyprenyltransferase has protein sequence MEHTTQQTSPNPGLIKAWISAFRPRTLPLALSCIGMGGFMAAANGVFNGTIVALCVLTTLFLQILSNLANDYGDSKHGADSAHREGPMRAVQAGHITAGHMKKGMAVFSLLSLISGLALLWVAFGSEGMWMALLFLGLGLASIWAAINYTAGSNPYGYAGFGDVFVFIFFGLVGVLGTYFLQAQTLDAIVVLPAMVCGFFATAVLNVNNIRDINSDVLAGKHSIPVRIGPKRARIYHLFLLIAGTLSAVAYVAFNFYSWWQLLFIVAVPLLIVNGVNVWRKQTSKELDPYLKQMAITTLLFVLLFGLGQVL, from the coding sequence TTGGAGCATACAACACAACAAACATCACCAAATCCAGGTCTGATAAAGGCCTGGATTTCGGCTTTTAGGCCCCGTACGCTGCCGCTGGCACTTTCCTGTATCGGGATGGGCGGATTTATGGCAGCTGCCAACGGCGTGTTTAACGGAACTATAGTTGCCCTCTGTGTGCTCACCACGCTTTTCCTGCAGATACTTTCTAACCTGGCCAACGATTACGGCGACTCCAAACACGGAGCAGACAGTGCACACCGAGAAGGCCCGATGCGGGCAGTTCAGGCCGGGCATATCACAGCCGGACATATGAAAAAAGGTATGGCTGTATTCAGTTTACTATCATTAATTTCGGGGCTGGCATTGCTTTGGGTGGCGTTTGGAAGTGAAGGAATGTGGATGGCACTGCTGTTTCTGGGCCTGGGTCTGGCTTCTATCTGGGCAGCTATAAACTATACAGCAGGCTCTAACCCTTATGGCTACGCTGGCTTCGGCGATGTGTTCGTGTTTATCTTTTTCGGGTTGGTGGGTGTATTGGGTACCTATTTTCTGCAGGCGCAAACCCTGGATGCTATCGTTGTACTTCCGGCTATGGTTTGCGGTTTTTTTGCTACGGCAGTGCTTAATGTAAATAACATCCGTGATATTAACTCTGATGTGCTGGCAGGCAAGCACTCTATTCCAGTGCGTATCGGCCCAAAACGTGCGCGCATATACCACTTGTTTTTATTGATTGCCGGTACGCTGAGTGCGGTTGCCTATGTTGCCTTTAACTTCTATAGTTGGTGGCAGTTGCTGTTTATAGTTGCTGTGCCGCTGCTTATAGTTAATGGCGTAAATGTGTGGCGCAAACAAACCTCCAAAGAACTTGATCCCTACTTAAAACAAATGGCGATCACGACACTGCTTTTTGTGTTGTTATTTGGGCTCGGGCAGGTATTATAA
- a CDS encoding glutathione peroxidase — translation MKKLVKLLSLLPVLGMMVACSGNNNSNTATAGTTTDKTMATETQAQQGFYDFKLSSLEGKEVNLSDYKGKKILLVNTASECGYTPQYADLEQLHDTYGDKVVILGFPANNFGGQEPGSNEEIAQFCQKNYGVSFQMMEKISVVGEDKHPLYAWLAQNAPNHEEPNWNFCKYLVNEDGKVVAFFPSKVKPTDEAIVMAIQQ, via the coding sequence ATGAAAAAACTGGTTAAACTTTTGTCGCTGCTGCCTGTATTAGGAATGATGGTAGCTTGTTCTGGTAACAATAACAGCAACACGGCTACTGCTGGTACTACAACAGATAAAACTATGGCAACAGAAACACAGGCACAACAAGGCTTTTACGATTTCAAACTTTCATCCCTGGAAGGCAAAGAAGTTAACCTCTCTGATTACAAGGGTAAAAAAATATTGCTGGTAAACACAGCATCGGAGTGCGGTTACACGCCGCAATATGCCGACCTGGAGCAGCTACACGACACATATGGCGATAAAGTGGTTATACTTGGTTTTCCGGCAAATAACTTTGGTGGCCAGGAGCCAGGCTCTAACGAAGAGATCGCGCAATTTTGCCAGAAGAACTATGGCGTAAGCTTCCAGATGATGGAGAAGATCTCTGTAGTAGGTGAAGACAAGCATCCGTTATATGCCTGGCTGGCACAGAATGCTCCAAACCACGAAGAACCGAACTGGAACTTCTGCAAATACCTTGTAAACGAGGATGGTAAAGTGGTAGCGTTTTTCCCGTCTAAGGTAAAACCGACGGATGAAGCGATCGTGATGGCCATTCAGCAATAA